Part of the Engraulis encrasicolus isolate BLACKSEA-1 chromosome 1, IST_EnEncr_1.0, whole genome shotgun sequence genome, GCATGTATTCAGATTTACAAGATATACAAAGCCTCTCGCTGTAAGAGATGGTTCTCTCTATTTCCCCCTCGTGGAGATCGATGAACCATCTCTAATCCCATACATTTGAGCATGTTTGCATCATGACCTGCAGATTGAAAGTGCTTCACCACAGATTATTTGTCATCACTTCTTCTAATTGAACTCTTGTCTTGAAAAATTCTGGTTTTCAATTGCCTCTTCGTCTTTCCAGCATAGATTAATCCACACAGACAGgtcaataaataaacaacaaaggtGGATAAACAAGTAATTCTACCCTTGGctgtgtatgtttattttctcGTCAACAATTGAATCAGACCATGCTTTCTTCAAAACCTTTAATCTCATCATTGAACCTCATTGTAGGATCACAATCAATTTCCTTAACATAAGCACTTTTATCCTGGATGACAATGGAACCCCCCTTGTCTGCAGGTTTAATCACTATGTCCTCATCAGTCATTAGACTGCTTAGTGAGCCTTTTTCTGTGTTCGTAGGATTATGTCTCATGGAATAGTCCTCAGTTCTTAAACAGGAGAACATATCTCGCTCTACCAGCCGGCAGAACGTCTCAACTTAGGGGATTCATGGGAGGGAGGAATATGCTCTTGGGTTCGAAGACAGTCTTTTCAGTTACGTCAGTGGATCCAAACATGACAGCCAATAGATTGTGTTGCATTACAGTTATTTTGGTGTAAACCGCCTTCAGAGGAATAGATCTAAATAtaggttattttatgtctaagtatgtgtgttatgtcttgtgagcaatgtctttatatatacacactaccggtcaaaagtttggggtcaccacactatcctcccacaatgcttctttctgacagttaagcttattccttttcaatttcagttctggtataaaatcagtgtatagagttattgttctttgaaattaatgcatgcaacaaataagcaatttgatattggaaaaagtaactgttgagtggatttacttgtatagacaatgcatagaatagaccaaaatgtatcactaacttttgactaatcaaagtgtacctttactaaggtagtttCTAGTccggtgtactaatcaaagtgtagactcctttgccattaataatagccagttgcggttctagggattcattcccgggatgagatgaggttcagaattgcccatgagctctatgagccccatgcatgcaaaagttgatgtctgctcttgtcaatccatacaatgccggatgatatacacatcatttgaaagaggagagtctacactttccaacgatgtatggcactggcttgcacactaaaccatcgctgagacaatggatcgtgcattcataagcaggttcattctgatggctagaaaatcatgcagctactttgacttgaatttgtggacgaggtggcaacccaacaaatgtcatacacctaccattggaaagggcagacactgagctttccaatagttccatgtattctctgataaaccaaaacatgtctgtagaaaaatggactagaacacgtatttctatgtaataaatgggtgaaaaagcttggttagatttcactcttctgtccagtttaaccaattttatgggtaatcaaaccttttttcacctatggctgttcagtactttccattattccatttcaagctatttaaaagatgtttgtgACTTGAGTTGCacacaaataactggaaaaattaaggtgaccccaaacttttgaacggtagtgtatgtgtgtatgctacttgacaccttaatttccccctgggatcaataaacgatactctactctactctactctaaaaaacTCCAACCAATAGATTACCTTGACAGGTGGACTGAATACACCACTGTCATTGGTTGTCAATAGCATGTGTGACTAAGGCCATAACGTCTTACCTTGTGACATGCTGTGACACATATGGACTCTGATGAGTAGTGTGGTGCAGTGACACCTCTTGTCTGCGAGCCCGTTTGAAATGAATTCTGGCATATTGGACATCACCCTGGTCATGTGGCATCATTGCCTGTGAAAGGTTTGTGGAAGAGAACAGAAACCTATAGTGGCAGAAAACATTTTGTATAGTTTGGCCTTGTCAAGCTAGTCTTATGGTACATTCCAGAGGACCATTGCGTGCATTCCCAAGGGCGGTCCTCCTAGGTAGGGGTGGGCCAGCCAGGCCCGGGAGGGCCCGGGAGTTGCCCTGGGCGCGGGGCATTGCGGCGCGGGGCATTGCGGCATGGGGCATTGCATTTGTGTTGGTATGATTCAGAGGTCATATCATTCACAAAGCTGTATAAGACACAACCCAAAACACTGCTCCATTGGTTTCATTTTTCAAATTTGGAATACACCTCATAATGTTATTAATACTCCTAAAATGAATAACTGGCAACAAAAGTACATAGATTTGttcattgacttgtgttttttttatttggaaTGTGTGTCATAATGGTAATGATTGAATAAATAATTGGCTGTTAAAGTACATAGACTTGTGTATTGTAATAAGCTATTGtacatataaaaaatatatattgaaatATTAAGCCTGTTAAGTGAGTGACCCATTTGCTTAACATGCTGTGGTTATTTCACGTAGTATGAAATGTATGGTCCAACTTTCATGAGAGGTGATTTAGCGGAAGACACATCTATAAACCCACAaaatagttgttttttttaaacccttGAGAACAGTTTGCTCACCTGTGTGTTATCCGGAAACGTCCGTGTGTCATGAGTGGTTCTaccacaatgcattctggttgtATTGACGGGAGAATGGAAGTCAACAAGTAAATCAGTTGCCTGACACCATTTCTCGTTTATTTTCTTGTGTTAACATTATATGACATAAATTAGATATGGTgcactacacatacagtacacatgcacacacacacacacacacacacacacacacacacacacacacacacacacacacacacacacacacacacacacacacacacacacacacacacacacacacacacacacaaacagtctttaTTGCCAGACTTACTCACCTGAAACACACCACTCCAAGTGCCAACCCTGTTATGGTTATAATAGCCAAGGCGCTGATTACTGCAGCTTTCAAAGACCAGAGCGTAGCTTGTTCTCCTTTGGAGGTATCCCCCACATACGGAAATTAACAAAAGCATTAGTTTAACAATTACACTGTCAGTTCACTAAAATCATAATAATGACATATATCATAAGAAAACCAATAGTGTAATAGGAATTGCAATGTGATAATTAATATGCAATGACTTGGTCAAACCCACCCCCCTCTAAAAACAAACTTACTTCAGCAGAGCTCAGTtcagttaaataaaataaatgtgtaaCAAAAAGTAATAATTTAATTACAATGTTAATGTAAGAATTGATATGCATTCATAGTCATTCTATGGGCCAAAAGGTCAAATACACTCACCCTCTAGAAGAACAGCAACTTCAGCCGAGCTCTGGGATCCTACTGCATTCTCTGCCTCACAGTAGTAATGGCCACTGAGGTCAGGGGTCATGTTGAAGCTGAGACTCTGCCCTGCTGTGTCTATGACCTTGGTCAAGGTCGTCGTGCGGAAGTGCCACGTGTAGTTCCTCACGGCAGGGTTGGCATCACAGATGCAGGTCAGAGTGACTAGCACCCCCTCCGCCACTTCTGCATCCGCGTGGCTCAGAAAAATTGATGAACACTTTGGTAAATCTGTagataaaaaaatatgtaaagaATGTTTTGTCATGTTAACATAATGTACAGTGTtttacacagagacaaagaggatTTGGGTTAAAAGATTTGTTGTCATTCAAGACGGATACAACACAAAATACAGGAATCATTATTTTTCTTTGGGCAACTTTCAATTTACATGTATTGTATGTTGCTAATAGCAAATCATGACCAATTTTTTAACGTTAGGCCTATATGCATAAACTGCCAAAACAAAGGGAGGAGTTTTGAAGTAGATGTTTCAGAATTTCTGGAAATTTCGGAAATTTGGATTTTAAAAATCGagtttcacctttctcctgttcttctagTCATTACCTGACTGGTGACGCAACTTGTAAGCTAGCATGTACCACTGAACTGAATGTGACCAGCTAGCAGCTAACGGACCCATTTGGTTCAATGATAACATGCTAGCTTGGAACTAGGATCAATATCACCAGACTTAGAGAATGGCTGGATGACCAGGAGAAAGGTAAGACACAATTATTTCACTCAAGGGATGTTGCATCAGCAAATTCCAGAAATCGTGGACTGTTGCTATAACAAAAAAGTAGAGAGTGAGCTAGTCCTTTAAAAGTCCTTGTCAATAGGGATAGAGTAATAAATATACTTACATCTGATATTGAGAATCACAGCTGTAGATGAAAGAGTTTCTTGTCCCCCAACAGCACAAGAGTAATTGCCTGAGTCCTGGGCCCTGACTGGGTTGAAGTGAAGGTTCTTATCACCAGTGTGGTTGAAGAACACAGAGTTCCGGAACCAGACGAAGGAGACGTCGCCACCTAGAGTGCAGGTGGagctgcaggtcagagtcactctctgtccctctgtcaccaAAGCTGGACTCACCAGTACCTGCAGGGCTGGATGGCAATACCTAACTAAGTCATCAATATACCTGAGTGTGCATATATTAAATAATACCTGTGTGCATAATATTTAGTGTTTTGGTTACATACCTGTAACAGAGATCTTGACACCTGGCAGTCCTGAATATCCTTGCCCTGGTCCTGTTACAAACCTGAACCAGTATTCCCCAGAGTGGCTCTCTCTGATGTCTTTAAGTTTCACAGAGCAGCTATGTATTGTGTTTCTCAGATAAGCTGTACGATTCTGATATATTTTATTGGGGTTACTGCTGCCGTTCTTCTTGTAAAACCAGGATGACGAAGTGATGCTGTGTTCTTGGGGGTATTTGGAAGTACAGGGAATGGTTACGGATGAGCCTTTCAAGGCACATATTCTGGTTGTTGAGTaggacacactcaaacacagtttTATTGGAGAACCTACAAGAGAAAACAGCATAGTTCTGATTTGCATAgatgaatatttaaaaaaaatgtaatttcgtAATAGTCCCACTATAgacaaaatggcaactctgcatTCAAAAGCACACTATGTTAAATTTATTAAATCTGGTGTGCCGATCCCTAATCACAAAGTTTCACACACATGGCAGTTGGATTAGCCTACATCATTTACAGTATATATTTGATGGTtgaaaaatattcaaatatgcttgGAGGTGCTTTACCCCAACAACTTTTATTAATTTGCAGCTATAGTAGCCTAGCAATCTAGCAGTAGCATGCAGAGATTATACTCTGCTCAGAGTGCCTCAATGGTAGCCTGGTCCCATCCGTAGCTCACAGAGCATTGGTGTCTGAGAACCAGGCAACCTCAGTGGCACGGTAGCTGTAGACCAATAACTGTAGACCAATTTCCAAACTCCCATTCCAGTCCAATAATCAGGAAAAAGTGGTCGCTAGCCAGTTTACAGACTTCCTTGACTGGCACTGTCTCTTTGATGAATTTCAATCTGGCTTTTGTATAAGCTCCACTCCACTGAAACTgcgaaaggcgctatataaataaatgttacTTATTTACCACCTCAGTGGCACTTCTGTCCTGATCACTTCTTTCCTTGTGAGATGATGATGGTGAGCAGACTTGTATTAAAGAAAAATATTACACTTGTACTCACAAACTGTAGGGGAGCGGTAAGCCTCATAACCTCTCACTGTGCAGGAGTACATTCCTTTATCAGTGGGGCTGGTTAGGTCCAGTAGTATGGAGGCTGTGGTTTTGCCTGGTAATCGTTGTCCATTCTTGTACCAGACGTACTGATGGTGACGATCTAAGCTACAGGAGGTGCTGCAGTTCACTTGGGTCTTTTTCTGTGTCCCCATGACAGCACTTTCCTTTGTGGTCAAGTCTGAAAATGACACGTTGGTAAGATTTATTCAACTATTACCAAATCAAATTGTGTTAAGGTGTTAAGGTATGTGTACGAAAGTTAGGGAAAGTGATTATTAGATGGTTCTGACAGGTCACCAGAGATTGAGGAAAGAAATGTCATGTTAAGTAGCCAGGATGTCGGTATAGTCAAAtgtcttattttaacattagtgcCATTTTCATGGTATGTTCCTTAATTGTTTATTACAGTACCTGTCACTGAAAGTGTAACACCAGTCGCATCTGTTATCCACATCAGGTGAAGTGCTGTGTAAAACCGAAAGTGATAAACTCCACCGTGTTCCTCTGAGAGTTTGTCTATTTTCAGGCTGCAGTTTGGGTACATGGTGTTGCTGTGTTCTCTAACTACATCACCACTCTCACTACCTCTATACCACTCCCCTCTCCGATAGGTGTCTCCTCTCAGCTTCCATGGATAGTCGTATGTGCAGGGCAGGACCACTGCTGCCCCTTTAAGACCACATATGTGTGTAGAGGAGTGGCTCACGCTCCATTCGCACAGCACAGCTGAAACACAGGCACACCAACAGCACATGTGGCAGACATGACAAAATATGGCACacttttattgtcaatttatcAACAATGACTTAggagaaagtgaaaagtgaaagcccaactgggaaactcctcccattgtcattgtgacacagcacacaacaaaattgcatgtatgcctcacccgtgcaaggggccagcccccaatggggccgaaaggaagcagtgcggcaggacggtaccatgctcagggtacctcagtcatggaggaggatgggggagagcactggttaattactcccccacaaACCTGCGGGTCGGAAGtcaaaccggtaacctttgggctacaagtctgactccctaaccgcttacccatgactgccctagaagGACATACTCTCCATGCtaccccacaaggtcaaatcacAGTACATctacactgaaactgagaaaaatacctTTAAAGTCATCATAAGTCAACCATTTTTCGGCAATGAACCACCAAAACAATATTTGAATCATTACTGTAAAGTTAAAAAAACTAAATTTACTTGGTATACTCATTTAaaactacactctaagaaaatttccctgcaaaataacggcagttactggcaattatatttacctgtaattctactgttatttcacaccaaaaatcaaatacagctcattgctgtttaatgtatcacagtatataacattttttcagcagcaattgaactgttaaataacagtactctacagaaaaataacagtacatttcagttaaaaagttgaattgtactgtgtgatgacaggcaaatactgggtcatagttgtattcatgaatatggccatggcaacttcccaccccacccatcattctccataactgtggtaccctggccatgttaccaccccaccctcccatcgttcaccatgactggagtgccttgagcatgatactatggcgcaatgctgtattgagaaaatggtttgcggtggtcctttgaaagtgtgggcatgaatacaatttcagagtacgcagtgctatgttacaatgatagtgtgcaaggtgggctttttactgtatctcttgatgagccaatgataaatatagcattggtcagtctttaaaaaaatattttgcaccaagtagcacagcaaacaagcagcactacaagctagctctcaaagcaatgcctaatttgcagcaggcacattatatgcaacaatgccacaaatgatgccacatacagcaagctttcacaaagaggaaagtgtgcaagcatgtaagcaagcttttaggcaagcttgtaggcaaacaagtgctatgcaggccagccagcaggcaggcaagcaactgaagtgttgatagtccagatttatatacaggtgcaagagtaccatgtgaccagagtcatcaggcccttggcaggtgacgcccgtaattgaataatggcaaaacagccctactcaggtgaggccaggcactgattagcagattggtttagatggggctgcttgttgcaagagtgttacaagttcttaaaatgtttcagccattcacactttcatcactatcaaaatgcatgtgctacacacactttgctgcatttccttagaaattgtttcatcatgcttgatagtatcagataatctttaaccagtcagaatgacttcagttcttcaggtggtattgaagtttgatggtgatcacggacaagtggaggatgaatgggtttcaatggtgctgcctaaaataacttgttattttctagagatgcaccggatccggttccggttccggatccgtcaggataatagagtttttcacagggtccgggtccagcaggatcttaagcagtggatccggtatccggcatgttacctaaaaatcagggtctggtgcatgtctagcctaggcttttcagtctttcacaaccccaatcactgcatggagtgaaatccctttggaagcggctattgcaggcagtgtggcaataagccaatgagtctaaaaaatagtttgcgccaacgtaataaaaagggcccacgtgtgcgagtagactatacgtttcgacccttttgtaggatacggtattcggttccggatccggcaggatcttattcagtggatctggtatccggcaggatcctaaaaatcaggatccggtgcatctctagttttttccacaacggcgaatactgctattgtgcagtacttactgtttatgctcaatatgtgactcaaagtaatattttcacagtagttgtctgttttttcgaaaaacagtagaatgctgttgcagaattgccgtaaataaacagctatttgttacagtgtatgtgAAAGAAGCCTCAGGCTTTTGTGAGGGTCAAATTAAGTTTTTGACAAAATAGTTATTGCCATATGGCTTATTCATTTTGGCAATAGTAATGAACTGCTGGTGTGACTTTCTGCCCATACCTGATAAACACAGGAGACATTGTACCAAAAGCACATTGGCGCCTCGTAGAAGCATTGCTCGTTCACCtgtatacattaaaaaaaacaaatttcagTGAGTGTTCGACCTTTTACAGCTTATCACCAGACGGATTTGAGAGAGGTGTGCCAATGACCCATTGTTTCTAGGTTCTAGTTTCacaagggagaggggggatgaggaTCCTAGCAAGGCTGCAGCCTAGTGACGCAACCCCTTCAGCGTCAGGCCAGGTCGATGATAATCTAGCTGGGGAGACCTATGGACCATTCCATTGAAATTGATGAGACGCATGGATTTTATACGGATTTTATATGGATTTTAAGAAATCTGTATTTGTAACTGGAGTTGTTGAGGTTCTAGGCGTATTTGAATCTCTGATTTAAGACCAATGCTGTAACTTCTAGGCCAACTTTTTTTCATGTCAAGCAAACCGGAACCTGTTCACTTTTGgcacccatagcaacctattacgttggTGTATCTCTATATAATCTCAGAATCGGTTATCTCCAGGAGGGGGGAGTGAGCCTGTATTACAATCAGGGCAGGACTGGGaatctggaatacagggcatttcctcAGTGGGCCAATAGTCATCAGGGGCCTATGTTCCTTGCTTATGTTTTCTATTTTCCCCTTAAAGACCAGCGCACTATTTAGATGGGGCAGCTCATTAGTCGAATTGGGCGCGGTTGTGTGGTGGGTAATTTACAATCCGATGGTTACACCTAGAAAAGAAAGTATTCTTATTACGCATCCAACAACCAGAGAAATACCCAGTGTACAATGATCAATTTCCACTGACTTTCTTACATCACCTCTTTCTCATGTCTTCTGTGGAAAAACACATTTCTCTGCAAAACCTTCAGCAAAATAAACCGGTGACAGAATGCAGTGGTGGCTACAACCGTTACCGAATAATCATCATCACCAAGCCATGTCATAGCTGCTGTTTGAGGATGCACAACAACATTTTCCACAACCCACAAACCACACAGATGACAACTGCACATAATGCGGAGATAAAATGCGGTAGATACACACCGCTGTAGCCTTTCACTTCCTGTCAAGGTATAGTCGCTACAGCTACGGAGCGGCACGGTAGCGCTTGCAACTCACGCATCGAAACTCATGACCAACATAGACTGCTGCATGCAACCGCTACGGTGTGAGGTTTCgttgaaaaagggggaaaaaactgagCTTTTTCAAAAACAAATAAGTTCCACTGTGTTGAGTATGAGAGTTTAAGCAGAACTGGTCAGCTCACAATGTGGGCAAAAAGGAGAAATAAAGACACCTATCTATCTTACTAACTCAATATAACTCTCTACTGTATATAGGCTAACGCTAACATAATTTAAGAACAAAGATTTTTGTTGTAACACACTTTGTAATCTAAATCAAACATACACATGTAGTACATCATGTCATGAATTCTAACTGTGGCCATGGGGAAGAAATTCAGTTGAAATAAGGAAAGGTCAGTCTGtgtgactgtaaaaaaaaataacgaCAAAAATCAAGCTTGAGAGCTCATTTAAGCACCCGCATTTCCATTCTCACTGACGAAACCATCGTTCCAAAAAGACCAGCAAAACTGTAATTGTATACATGTGAAGCACTAAGTATTCTCCTAAATCATTGAACTGATGGGTCCAATTAGCATGTTGGTAAAACAGAGATCTAACTAAACTTTTAATTCATGTAAGCAGTATTCATGATGGCACAGAACAAGGTCATTTAAAAGTATCAGAACTTTCACCACAAAGTTTAACTAGACTGTCTGTTTCTAAGTTATTTTATTGACCTAATGAAGAGACAAGAAAGTATAAAAAAGGTTCAGTTAGGATTTTGCCAAAACAAATGGCAGTATGAATGAAAAATAAATTGTAATAAAGAATGCTTATCAGTATTTTCCTGCAATATAATGTTTCATATGGAAGGTTACCTTTTGGCTGTGGCAGAGAGGGCCTTTGAGGGGTAGTGCTGTCCGTCTACTA contains:
- the LOC134456755 gene encoding B-cell receptor CD22-like, with amino-acid sequence MAVLCEWSVSHSSTHICGLKGAAVVLPCTYDYPWKLRGDTYRRGEWYRGSESGDVVREHSNTMYPNCSLKIDKLSEEHEHSITSSSWFYKKNGSSNPNKIYQNRTAYLRNTIHSCSVKLKDIRESHSGEYWFRFVTGPGQGYSGLPGVKISVTGGDVSFVWFRNSVFFNHTGDKNLHFNPVRAQDSGNYSCAVGGQETLSSTAVILNIRYLPKCSSIFLSHADAEVAEGVLVTLTCICDANPAVRNYTWHFRTTTLTKVIDTAGQSLSFNMTPDLSGHYYCEAENAVGSQSSAEVAVLLEGNDAT